The Leadbettera azotonutricia ZAS-9 genome has a window encoding:
- a CDS encoding endonuclease III domain-containing protein: MKPEWGAVFRILEKWRREHLAASEGSDPSVTALAEEYKKEPGTPRTVLSDREELKERGSPPDKAWAVLVSTILSLRTKDAVTLKTSKSLLEKAPGPKELIGLGEEKTAKLAYPAGFYRTKAANLQKIAVILLTQYGGKVPADMDALLSLPGVGRKTANLVLTEAFDMDGICVDIHVHRISNRMGWVETEVPDKTEAELREILPKRYWKRINALLVLYGQNVCRPVSPFCSRCPLAKHCKRRGVGKAR, translated from the coding sequence ATGAAGCCGGAGTGGGGCGCTGTTTTCAGAATATTGGAAAAATGGCGCAGGGAGCATTTGGCCGCAAGCGAGGGAAGCGATCCTTCCGTAACTGCGCTAGCCGAAGAATACAAAAAAGAACCTGGAACCCCAAGAACTGTCCTTTCGGACAGGGAAGAGCTCAAGGAGCGAGGTTCCCCTCCGGACAAGGCTTGGGCAGTATTGGTGTCAACTATCCTGAGCCTCCGCACCAAAGATGCCGTAACCCTGAAAACTTCCAAATCGCTTTTGGAAAAGGCGCCCGGGCCAAAAGAGCTTATTGGGCTGGGGGAAGAAAAGACCGCGAAACTCGCTTACCCTGCTGGTTTTTATCGCACTAAAGCAGCCAATTTGCAGAAAATCGCAGTAATACTGTTAACGCAATACGGGGGGAAAGTCCCTGCCGATATGGATGCGCTGCTCAGCCTTCCGGGAGTCGGCAGAAAAACCGCGAATCTTGTCCTGACCGAAGCCTTTGATATGGATGGCATCTGTGTTGATATTCATGTGCACCGTATTTCAAACCGCATGGGCTGGGTCGAAACGGAGGTGCCGGATAAAACCGAGGCGGAACTCCGGGAAATTTTGCCCAAGCGTTACTGGAAACGCATCAATGCGCTTTTGGTGCTGTACGGACAGAATGTTTGCAGGCCCGTGAGCCCCTTCTGCTCACGCTGCCCCCTCGCGAAACACTGCAAGAGGCGGGGAGTCGGAAAGGCGAGGTAG